From a single Candidatus Korarchaeota archaeon NZ13-K genomic region:
- a CDS encoding DUF4405 domain-containing protein, translating to MSGSLELRIRSFVSLMQISLGIVVFLTGLILYLTPAGRFQGSFLLSRGTLRYLHQLAGFSLAGSSLVHIYFNFRALKVLVRRLFS from the coding sequence TTGAGCGGATCCCTGGAGCTCAGGATCAGGTCCTTCGTGAGCCTCATGCAGATCTCGCTAGGCATAGTGGTCTTCCTCACGGGGCTCATCCTATACCTAACCCCAGCCGGGAGGTTTCAAGGCAGCTTTCTGCTGAGCAGGGGCACCCTGCGCTACCTGCATCAGCTCGCGGGATTCTCCCTAGCGGGTTCATCCCTAGTGCACATATACTTCAACTTCAGGGCCCTCAAAGTTCTTGTGAGGAGGTTGTTCTCATGA
- a CDS encoding ribonuclease HII — MFLLSAGIDEAGRGPVIGPMVVAGVLLSREGARRLREIGVMDSKRLKAARREELLPMILEEADSYAMRVIEPRRIDEAVSKGALNLLEAEVMGEIIRELRPSCAIIDSPMRNCRRFAELVRGFLDFSVRIRAENYADAKYVQVAAASIVAKVERDRRIRELSELSGIELGSGYPHDMRTRAAVERILRGEAFPRDQVRWRWATIQGMRSRLMGREITDFLE, encoded by the coding sequence GTGTTCCTCTTGTCTGCCGGGATCGATGAGGCCGGGAGGGGCCCTGTGATAGGCCCCATGGTGGTTGCGGGGGTCCTCCTGTCCAGGGAAGGGGCGAGGCGGCTTAGGGAGATCGGGGTGATGGATTCGAAGCGTTTGAAAGCCGCCAGGAGGGAAGAGCTCCTCCCGATGATACTTGAGGAGGCCGATTCCTACGCAATGAGGGTGATAGAGCCCAGGAGGATAGATGAAGCCGTTTCGAAGGGAGCCCTCAATCTGCTGGAGGCTGAGGTCATGGGGGAGATAATAAGGGAGCTGAGGCCCTCATGCGCGATAATCGACTCGCCGATGAGGAACTGCAGGAGGTTCGCGGAGCTGGTCAGGGGGTTCCTAGATTTCAGCGTCAGGATAAGGGCGGAGAATTACGCTGACGCGAAGTACGTGCAGGTGGCCGCGGCATCAATAGTGGCCAAGGTGGAGAGGGACAGGAGGATCAGGGAGCTGAGCGAGCTGAGCGGGATAGAGCTGGGCTCAGGCTACCCTCACGACATGAGGACCAGAGCGGCGGTGGAGCGCATCCTGAGGGGGGAGGCCTTCCCCAGGGATCAGGTTAGGTGGAGGTGGGCCACGATACAGGGGATGAGGTCCCGCCTCATGGGGAGGGAGATAACGGACTTCCTCGAGTGA
- a CDS encoding FAD-dependent thymidylate synthase yields MRVVGRELVGGEGVIYLATRVSRKVGGPEEIIRELGDVGRVERLLSSVIRMGHHSVLEHSLVRLWVECDHRELARSLLNHKYVEVTLGEPSIVSMNPRAAIELLGSDARELGLEAIRELPLISRIMGLECPGEPRLEVKLRRISESPLVYSVIESPHPDPRHGFYAFWMEMSRVASHQFVRHRRLSFTQRSGRVTRPEGFIFPEVDGRALEMMREYSERGLRLYEELLRMGVSMEDARYVLPAALKTALFVSGRQADWHHFLRLRMDQSAQREIREIARVIAGVVR; encoded by the coding sequence ATGAGGGTCGTGGGGAGGGAGCTCGTGGGCGGTGAGGGCGTGATCTACCTGGCCACTAGGGTCTCGAGGAAGGTCGGGGGGCCCGAGGAGATAATCAGGGAACTGGGGGATGTGGGGAGGGTCGAGAGGCTCCTATCTAGCGTGATCAGGATGGGTCATCACTCCGTCCTCGAGCACTCCCTCGTGAGGCTATGGGTAGAGTGCGATCACCGCGAGCTGGCAAGGTCGCTCCTGAACCACAAGTACGTTGAGGTCACATTGGGGGAGCCCAGCATCGTCTCCATGAATCCGAGGGCCGCCATTGAGCTCCTGGGGAGCGATGCTAGGGAGCTGGGCCTTGAGGCAATCAGGGAGCTCCCGCTCATCTCCAGGATAATGGGGCTGGAGTGCCCGGGGGAGCCCAGGCTTGAAGTGAAGCTGAGGAGGATAAGCGAATCCCCTCTTGTTTACAGCGTGATAGAGTCCCCCCATCCGGATCCGAGGCACGGTTTCTATGCCTTCTGGATGGAGATGTCCAGGGTAGCCTCTCACCAGTTCGTCAGGCACAGGAGGCTGAGCTTCACGCAGAGATCAGGCAGGGTCACGAGGCCCGAGGGCTTCATATTTCCGGAGGTGGATGGGAGGGCCCTGGAGATGATGAGGGAGTACTCAGAGAGGGGGCTGAGGCTCTACGAGGAGCTCCTCAGGATGGGGGTGAGCATGGAGGACGCCAGGTACGTGCTGCCCGCGGCCCTCAAGACGGCCCTCTTCGTGAGCGGCAGGCAGGCTGACTGGCATCACTTCCTCCGGCTCAGGATGGATCAATCGGCCCAGCGTGAGATAAGGGAGATAGCGCGCGTGATAGCTGGGGTCGTGAGGTAG